Proteins from a single region of Candidatus Tumulicola sp.:
- a CDS encoding DUF3084 domain-containing protein, with the protein MYALMAIDVRSGITVLVIVIIAGAIAFVGDRVGHNVGRRRMTLFGLRPRYTSTIFAVGFGMFIALAVIVFVSLVNQEARQALFSINTLNDQIKTLSAERDQLLQEPVVFRNGEPIFSPVVIASTDPEPVIERGLEQLFLGVAGYYSNIPDVRPYPKTLTPAARANLVALAKTVKGFAPTAAIIVPVAGENIFRHGAMKISFRVYEDRLLYRKGEIIAHIDLVNTANRQLETVALNQLAASIRSNAIQHGMPDSIANPTITPDAVDRVARELSSIKGRTVVQAVAANDTYAHGPLTTEIVVEPSRLPSVH; encoded by the coding sequence ATGTACGCGCTGATGGCCATCGACGTGCGCAGCGGCATCACGGTGCTGGTGATCGTGATCATCGCCGGGGCGATCGCATTCGTGGGCGACCGCGTGGGCCACAACGTCGGGCGCAGGCGCATGACCCTGTTCGGACTGCGCCCACGCTACACGAGCACGATTTTCGCCGTCGGCTTCGGCATGTTCATCGCGCTGGCGGTCATCGTGTTCGTGTCGCTGGTCAACCAGGAGGCTCGCCAAGCCCTGTTCTCGATCAATACGCTGAACGATCAGATCAAAACGCTCAGCGCGGAGCGCGATCAACTGCTGCAAGAGCCGGTCGTGTTCCGCAACGGCGAGCCGATCTTCTCGCCGGTGGTCATCGCATCGACCGACCCCGAGCCCGTCATCGAGCGCGGCCTCGAGCAGCTCTTCCTCGGCGTCGCCGGCTACTACAGCAATATCCCCGACGTGCGCCCGTATCCGAAAACGTTGACGCCCGCGGCGCGCGCCAATCTGGTCGCCCTTGCGAAAACGGTCAAGGGTTTTGCGCCGACCGCCGCGATCATCGTGCCGGTCGCCGGCGAGAACATCTTCAGGCACGGCGCTATGAAGATCTCGTTCCGCGTCTACGAGGATCGTCTGCTCTATCGCAAAGGCGAGATCATCGCGCACATCGATTTGGTCAACACGGCGAACCGCCAGCTCGAGACCGTCGCGCTGAACCAGCTGGCGGCGTCGATCCGAAGCAACGCGATCCAGCACGGCATGCCCGACTCGATCGCCAATCCGACCATCACGCCCGACGCGGTCGACAGGGTCGCGCGCGAACTGTCGTCCATCAAAGGACGGACGGTCGTGCAAGCGGTCGCGGCGAACGACACGTACGCGCACGGACCGTTGACGACGGAGATCGTGGTGGAGCCGAGCAGGCTGCCGTCCGTGCATTGA
- a CDS encoding LptF/LptG family permease produces the protein MKILDRYMVTELGGSFLFGLAAFTLIFVAGQLLNIARLVSEEHASLFAAAKYFVYTLPQTLVLTFPMSMLLSVLLAMSRLSADSEITAMRAGGVSLYRIAAPVVAIGLTASIVALLFQEFVVPEATQRATEILKREIQSGGVDILQNEVVRTVLPNQDSQVTYAEGYDPATQQLVQVSVQLYRGEALTSLLVAPRASYRNSSWEFQNAVAYAMSPTCCLVSKYPLLDVDIGADPTQLLELRKQPEDLSRAQIRPLMNNAKKNGDISRYALLLVTYDSKLARPFASLVFTLLAIPLGIRRQRSSSGAGFGISIAIVFAFYVVTTICLAIGRTTPELSFTMAWLPNVMFCATGVWLLQLAAKV, from the coding sequence GTGAAGATCCTCGACCGCTACATGGTCACGGAGCTCGGCGGTTCCTTTCTCTTCGGACTCGCTGCCTTCACGCTGATCTTCGTAGCGGGCCAGCTGCTCAACATCGCGCGGCTGGTGTCGGAAGAGCACGCCAGCCTCTTCGCCGCCGCCAAATACTTCGTATACACCCTGCCGCAGACGCTCGTGTTGACGTTCCCGATGTCGATGTTGCTGTCCGTGCTGCTCGCCATGAGCCGCCTGTCCGCCGACTCCGAGATCACGGCCATGCGCGCCGGCGGTGTCAGCCTCTATCGCATCGCCGCGCCGGTCGTCGCGATCGGCCTGACCGCGTCGATCGTCGCGCTCTTGTTCCAAGAATTCGTCGTGCCTGAAGCCACGCAGCGCGCAACCGAAATCCTCAAACGCGAGATTCAGTCCGGCGGCGTGGACATCTTGCAGAATGAAGTAGTCAGGACGGTGCTGCCGAACCAAGACTCTCAGGTGACGTACGCGGAGGGCTACGACCCGGCCACGCAGCAGCTCGTGCAGGTCTCGGTGCAGTTGTATCGCGGAGAAGCGCTGACCTCGCTGTTGGTCGCGCCGCGGGCGAGCTACCGCAACTCTTCGTGGGAATTCCAAAACGCCGTCGCCTACGCCATGTCTCCGACGTGCTGCCTGGTCAGCAAGTACCCGCTGCTGGACGTCGACATCGGCGCCGATCCAACCCAGCTGCTCGAATTGCGCAAGCAACCCGAGGATCTCTCCCGGGCGCAGATACGCCCGCTCATGAACAACGCCAAGAAGAACGGCGACATCTCGCGCTATGCGCTCTTACTCGTCACCTACGACAGCAAGCTGGCTCGGCCTTTTGCGAGTCTGGTGTTCACGCTGCTCGCCATCCCGCTGGGCATCCGGCGCCAGCGCTCGTCATCCGGCGCCGGTTTCGGCATAAGCATCGCGATCGTGTTCGCGTTCTACGTCGTGACCACGATTTGTCTGGCGATCGGGCGCACCACCCCTGAACTCAGCTTCACCATGGCATGGCTGCCGAACGTCATGTTCTGCGCGACCGGCGTCTGGCTGCTGCAGCTGGCCGCCAAGGTGTGA
- the lptB gene encoding LPS export ABC transporter ATP-binding protein, which yields MQKTIATEIDVRNLTKTYGARTVVDHISLGVHTGEVVGLLGPNGAGKTTTFYMVVGLVRPNDGVVELVGQNGRTVDITHQPMHVRAREGLGYLAQENSVFRRLNVEDNIRLIWEQRGVSRHEQDERLPKLLGEFDLQRLSHDKAETLSGGERRRVEIARALATDPAFLLLDEPFTGIDPIAVADIQEIIRLLKAKGLGILITDHAVRETLAIVDRAYILNNGRIEVSGTAQEVAESPVARRFYLGESFRL from the coding sequence GTGCAGAAGACCATAGCCACCGAGATCGACGTCCGCAACCTGACCAAGACCTACGGAGCGCGTACGGTCGTCGACCACATCAGCCTTGGCGTCCATACCGGCGAGGTCGTCGGGTTGCTCGGCCCCAACGGCGCCGGCAAGACCACCACGTTCTATATGGTGGTCGGACTCGTGCGGCCCAACGACGGCGTCGTCGAGTTGGTCGGGCAGAACGGGCGCACGGTCGATATCACGCACCAGCCCATGCACGTGCGCGCGCGCGAAGGTCTCGGCTATCTCGCCCAGGAGAACTCGGTGTTCCGGCGGCTCAACGTCGAAGACAACATCCGGCTCATCTGGGAGCAGCGCGGCGTCTCGCGGCACGAGCAAGACGAACGGCTGCCTAAACTGCTCGGCGAGTTCGACTTGCAGCGCCTCAGCCACGACAAGGCGGAAACGCTCTCCGGCGGCGAGCGCCGCCGCGTCGAGATCGCGCGGGCTCTCGCCACCGATCCTGCGTTCCTGTTGCTGGACGAGCCGTTCACGGGCATCGACCCGATCGCCGTCGCGGACATCCAAGAGATCATCCGGCTGCTCAAGGCCAAGGGTCTCGGCATTCTCATCACCGACCACGCAGTGCGCGAAACGCTCGCGATCGTCGACCGCGCCTATATCCTCAACAATGGGCGGATCGAAGTGTCGGGCACGGCGCAAGAGGTCGCCGAATCGCCGGTGGCGCGGCGCTTTTACCTGGGAGAGAGCTTCCGTCTGTGA
- the lptC gene encoding LPS export ABC transporter periplasmic protein LptC, with protein sequence MQSTSLARAAQAALPLTCGILLPVMPMLVLLADVLPRGVAIGGRAYAVALAIIVTIAALTSVCGLIAERGWRALARPPLALPLAAMVATAMLAGVAGVSLRTSSFEIVCEFGDLIALVIFWWTMSDEHMRRRWLALYFASGIIATVFAIALTLTRHPPAAFAYQHGRAAGTFLQPNEFGGYLLFLVPLGLAQLGATPLLRRLGLSAAVVGIIGLALCVSRAAWLGSIVGLPLLIVRFGRRAMLLYIGAAALALILGTTTFRDVQHDPSENTSRIAVWRGALRMVERFALTGVGPIAFSRVYPMLKEPDAAVDEVHAHDLPLNVLVENGILGFAAFVWTVVAAIRAARATGKRIPPTDRERVLLFYGLSAAFVASAVQNAVDVVSTFVFLLWWPMLGLMTALAPEAATEKQEAGADQARAPVAQPQLAPLALATPVVLGLLLAGCSWLSANGPRPPSPTATVIPPQPAYYVVARSRGDQQVEISDTQHGQTIYLLQASRVGYLTSRSKGSLSNIKLFFFKGRTVRARLTAPAAFVDPSSRNVGLAGGVEAYGTNGAALLADRMAYDAKSHLLTATGHVKATDEKGNSFSGNRAEADLDLQTIRVFGSNGSQSMSIGK encoded by the coding sequence ATGCAATCGACGTCGCTCGCCAGAGCCGCGCAAGCCGCGCTGCCATTGACCTGCGGCATCCTGCTGCCGGTCATGCCGATGCTCGTGCTGCTGGCCGACGTGCTGCCGCGCGGGGTGGCGATCGGCGGTCGCGCCTACGCCGTGGCTCTGGCGATCATCGTGACGATCGCCGCCCTCACCTCTGTTTGCGGGCTCATCGCGGAGCGCGGTTGGCGCGCGCTCGCGCGGCCGCCGCTTGCTCTGCCCCTCGCCGCGATGGTAGCGACCGCCATGCTCGCCGGCGTGGCCGGCGTTTCTTTGCGCACGAGCTCGTTCGAGATCGTCTGCGAGTTCGGCGATCTGATCGCGCTCGTGATCTTCTGGTGGACGATGTCCGACGAGCACATGCGTCGCCGCTGGCTCGCCTTGTATTTCGCTTCGGGAATCATCGCGACGGTTTTCGCGATCGCGCTGACGCTCACGCGCCACCCTCCCGCAGCGTTCGCCTACCAGCACGGCCGCGCCGCCGGCACGTTCTTGCAACCCAACGAGTTCGGCGGATATCTGCTCTTCCTTGTGCCGCTCGGGCTCGCGCAGCTGGGCGCGACGCCGCTGCTGCGGCGCTTGGGCCTCTCCGCTGCGGTCGTCGGCATCATCGGGCTCGCGCTATGCGTTTCTCGCGCGGCGTGGCTGGGCTCGATCGTGGGCTTGCCGCTGCTCATCGTGCGTTTCGGGCGGCGCGCCATGCTGCTGTATATCGGCGCGGCTGCCCTTGCGCTGATCCTCGGCACGACGACGTTTCGCGACGTGCAGCACGACCCGAGTGAGAACACTTCGCGCATCGCGGTCTGGCGCGGAGCGCTGCGCATGGTGGAACGCTTCGCGCTCACCGGCGTCGGACCGATCGCGTTTAGTCGCGTCTACCCGATGCTCAAAGAACCAGACGCCGCGGTCGATGAGGTCCACGCGCACGACCTGCCGCTCAACGTCCTGGTGGAAAACGGCATCTTAGGGTTCGCCGCGTTCGTGTGGACGGTCGTCGCCGCGATCCGAGCTGCGCGCGCCACCGGCAAGCGCATACCACCGACCGATCGCGAGCGCGTGCTGCTCTTCTATGGACTCTCGGCGGCCTTCGTCGCATCCGCCGTGCAAAACGCGGTCGACGTCGTTTCGACCTTCGTGTTCTTGCTGTGGTGGCCCATGCTGGGGCTCATGACGGCGCTCGCGCCCGAAGCAGCGACCGAAAAGCAAGAAGCCGGCGCGGATCAAGCGCGAGCACCGGTCGCACAGCCACAACTCGCTCCGCTCGCTCTCGCCACTCCGGTAGTCCTCGGCCTGCTGCTCGCCGGGTGCAGTTGGCTCTCCGCCAACGGGCCGCGTCCGCCGAGCCCGACGGCGACCGTGATACCGCCGCAGCCGGCGTATTACGTCGTGGCACGCAGTCGCGGAGACCAGCAAGTCGAGATCAGCGACACCCAGCACGGCCAGACGATATATCTGCTCCAGGCGAGTCGTGTCGGTTATCTCACCAGCCGCTCCAAGGGCTCGCTTTCCAACATCAAGCTGTTCTTCTTCAAAGGAAGAACGGTGCGGGCACGACTAACCGCCCCGGCAGCGTTCGTGGATCCATCGTCCCGCAATGTCGGTTTGGCAGGGGGTGTCGAAGCTTACGGCACCAACGGCGCAGCTTTGCTCGCCGACCGCATGGCGTACGATGCTAAGAGCCACTTGCTGACCGCCACCGGTCACGTGAAGGCGACCGACGAAAAAGGCAACTCGTTCTCCGGCAATCGCGCCGAAGCGGACCTCGACCTGCAGACCATTCGCGTGTTCGGCAGCAATGGATCCCAATCCATGAGCATCGGTAAATGA
- a CDS encoding lipid-A-disaccharide synthase-related protein: MSAPDILLVSNGFGEAAIAGYLAREIARSAPDAKIEHMPLVGNTNQNQAWHTTNVGPLAAMPSGGLIAYWNFANLIRDVRAGLIGLTLRQYAFLGRQRKRSVVVAVGDVYCLAACLFFARRPTVFVATAKSQHVAPHSPLEIGIARRANIVFARDAATAQALLSRGVRAEYAGNLMMDGLEPGRTPLPVRDDAIRLGVLPGSRADAAANAGTATRRLLAIARLLKTRGAAVQAFMSIAPSVEIEAVLEASAAAGISMAPTGARDGVIARGEAENLEVLAVSGAFGDLLRASQIVLGQAGTGNEQAAGLGRPVVASAESGERPGRIGWYRMRQQRLLGDALLVVGGDEIEFAASVVALLDDPARKAAMARLGQERMGQPGGAAAVAKAVLAQASQNTA; encoded by the coding sequence ATGAGCGCACCCGACATCCTGCTCGTGAGCAATGGTTTTGGCGAGGCTGCCATCGCGGGGTACCTCGCGCGTGAGATCGCGCGCAGCGCGCCGGATGCGAAAATCGAACACATGCCGCTGGTCGGCAATACGAACCAGAATCAGGCCTGGCACACCACAAACGTCGGACCGCTCGCCGCGATGCCGAGCGGGGGGCTCATTGCTTATTGGAATTTCGCAAACCTGATCCGCGACGTTCGCGCCGGACTCATCGGCCTGACGCTGCGTCAGTATGCATTCCTGGGCCGCCAGCGCAAGCGCAGCGTGGTGGTCGCGGTCGGCGATGTCTATTGTCTGGCAGCGTGTCTTTTCTTCGCGCGGCGTCCGACCGTGTTCGTGGCGACGGCCAAGTCCCAACACGTGGCGCCGCATTCGCCGCTCGAGATCGGCATCGCGCGCCGAGCCAACATCGTCTTCGCGCGCGACGCGGCCACGGCGCAAGCGCTGCTCAGCCGCGGCGTGCGCGCAGAGTATGCGGGCAACCTCATGATGGACGGGCTTGAGCCCGGCCGGACGCCGCTCCCGGTCAGGGACGATGCGATTCGCTTGGGCGTGCTGCCGGGCAGCCGGGCTGACGCGGCGGCGAACGCGGGCACCGCGACGCGGCGCCTGCTGGCCATCGCGCGGTTGTTGAAAACGCGCGGGGCTGCGGTTCAGGCGTTCATGTCCATCGCGCCGAGCGTGGAGATTGAAGCAGTGCTCGAAGCCAGCGCGGCCGCGGGGATCAGCATGGCGCCGACCGGTGCGCGCGACGGCGTCATCGCCAGAGGAGAGGCGGAGAATCTTGAAGTGCTCGCCGTCTCGGGAGCGTTCGGCGATTTGTTGCGCGCCTCGCAAATCGTGCTCGGACAAGCCGGCACCGGAAACGAGCAGGCGGCCGGCCTCGGCCGCCCGGTCGTCGCATCGGCCGAAAGCGGCGAACGCCCCGGGAGAATCGGCTGGTATCGGATGCGCCAGCAGCGTCTGCTTGGCGACGCCCTGCTCGTCGTCGGCGGCGACGAGATCGAATTTGCGGCGAGCGTCGTGGCGCTGCTGGACGACCCGGCCCGCAAAGCCGCGATGGCCCGCCTGGGTCAAGAGCGCATGGGGCAGCCCGGCGGCGCAGCCGCAGTCGCAAAGGCCGTGCTGGCGCAGGCGTCGCAGAACACCGCCTGA
- the lpxA gene encoding acyl-ACP--UDP-N-acetylglucosamine O-acyltransferase, with translation MGTARVPSVNVYSLNVHPTAVVHPSAKLGRGTEIGPYCLIGENVTIGDGTRLLANVVVLGHTRIGCDNTVYPFSVIGGASQDKKHRGEVSYVRIGDRNILREYVTINRGTDPESETVIGSDNHLLAYAHIAHDCRIGNNVVMSNLSQLAGHVSVGDGANLGGMVGVHQFVRIGRLSFLGGRSKILKDVPPFFLIEGNPASVRGLNRVGLKRNAIAPEAISELKEAYRLLYMGDDRQSTVIERLRASMVTSEGKELLTFFETASERGITSNAGRRGGRAREHATEEDPGAA, from the coding sequence ATGGGGACCGCGCGAGTGCCTTCGGTCAACGTCTACTCATTGAACGTGCACCCGACCGCGGTGGTGCATCCAAGTGCGAAGCTAGGCCGAGGCACGGAGATCGGCCCGTACTGTTTGATCGGCGAGAACGTCACGATCGGTGATGGCACGCGCCTGCTCGCCAACGTCGTCGTGCTGGGCCACACCAGGATCGGGTGCGACAATACGGTGTATCCTTTTTCGGTGATCGGCGGCGCGTCGCAGGACAAGAAGCATCGCGGCGAAGTATCGTACGTCCGTATCGGCGATCGTAATATCCTCCGAGAATACGTCACCATCAATCGCGGCACTGACCCCGAATCCGAGACCGTCATCGGCTCCGACAACCACTTGCTTGCCTACGCGCACATCGCGCACGACTGCCGCATCGGCAACAACGTCGTGATGTCGAATCTCTCGCAGCTCGCAGGGCACGTCAGCGTGGGCGACGGCGCCAATCTCGGCGGCATGGTCGGCGTCCACCAATTCGTGCGCATCGGTCGCCTGTCGTTTCTCGGCGGCCGCAGCAAGATCTTGAAAGATGTGCCGCCTTTTTTCCTCATCGAGGGCAATCCGGCGTCGGTGCGCGGGCTCAACCGCGTCGGACTCAAACGAAACGCCATCGCGCCCGAGGCGATCTCCGAGCTCAAGGAAGCGTATCGGCTGCTGTATATGGGGGACGATCGCCAGTCCACCGTGATCGAACGGCTGCGCGCATCCATGGTCACGTCCGAAGGCAAAGAGCTGCTCACGTTTTTCGAAACAGCTTCGGAACGCGGCATCACGAGCAACGCCGGCCGGCGCGGCGGCCGCGCGCGCGAACACGCCACGGAGGAAGACCCGGGCGCGGCCTAA
- the fabZ gene encoding 3-hydroxyacyl-ACP dehydratase FabZ translates to MAYVDIRSIMEILPHRYPMLLIDRITELEHLKRAVGFKNVTFNEPFFTGHFPNNPVMPGVIIIEAMAQLGGTVIMEPNSSATTVPYLVGVDKFKFRRPVIPGDTLRMEVNLLWTKMNYGRLAAETRVGDQLVCSGELTFSVVTDARLFKLDASVLHM, encoded by the coding sequence GTGGCATATGTCGATATCCGCTCCATTATGGAGATCCTACCGCATCGCTATCCGATGCTCCTCATCGACCGCATAACCGAACTCGAACACCTCAAGCGCGCGGTCGGTTTCAAGAACGTCACCTTCAACGAACCGTTCTTCACCGGGCACTTCCCGAACAACCCGGTCATGCCGGGCGTGATCATCATCGAGGCGATGGCGCAGCTCGGGGGCACCGTCATTATGGAGCCGAACAGTTCGGCGACGACGGTGCCGTATCTCGTCGGCGTCGACAAATTCAAGTTCCGTCGGCCCGTCATTCCCGGCGACACGCTCCGCATGGAGGTGAACCTGCTGTGGACGAAGATGAATTATGGACGCCTCGCCGCCGAAACGCGCGTAGGCGACCAACTCGTATGCAGTGGTGAGCTGACCTTTTCGGTCGTCACGGATGCGCGGCTCTTCAAGCTCGACGCGTCCGTGCTGCACATGTGA
- the lpxC gene encoding UDP-3-O-acyl-N-acetylglucosamine deacetylase has protein sequence MDAHLQHTLANEFTVSGVGLHTGSQSRVTISPAPANAGISFVLADGSRIAATPEVVRSTTRCTTVASATAELHTVEHVLAALVGMEIDNAIIAVAGPEVPILDGSALPFAQALADGGSLEQKVPRREMIVRSPSWHRDGDKLLVIVPARDLTINFFVAFPEPVGIQFLQTPPLTPDYFLREIAPNRTFGFRAEVEALHAQGLALGGALDNAVVIERDGYAGPLRFPDEIVRHKALDLIGDFGLIGARLRGEVIALKSGHALHVAAAQSLRAPLAAAL, from the coding sequence ATGGACGCACACCTCCAGCATACGCTCGCAAACGAGTTCACGGTGTCGGGCGTGGGCCTGCACACCGGGTCTCAATCCCGCGTCACCATATCACCCGCGCCGGCCAACGCCGGCATTTCTTTTGTCCTCGCCGACGGCTCGCGAATCGCAGCGACGCCGGAGGTGGTCCGCTCGACCACGCGCTGCACGACGGTCGCCTCTGCGACCGCTGAACTGCATACCGTCGAACACGTGCTTGCCGCGCTGGTCGGCATGGAGATCGACAACGCGATCATCGCCGTGGCTGGGCCCGAAGTGCCCATACTCGACGGCAGCGCGCTGCCCTTCGCGCAAGCGCTCGCCGACGGGGGCTCGCTCGAGCAGAAAGTTCCGCGTCGCGAGATGATCGTGCGCTCGCCGTCCTGGCATCGCGATGGCGATAAGCTGCTGGTCATCGTACCCGCGCGCGACCTCACCATCAATTTCTTCGTCGCGTTTCCGGAGCCGGTCGGCATACAGTTCTTGCAGACGCCGCCACTGACGCCCGACTATTTCCTGCGCGAGATCGCGCCGAATCGGACGTTCGGATTCCGCGCCGAAGTCGAAGCGCTGCACGCACAAGGCCTGGCGCTCGGGGGCGCGCTGGACAACGCAGTCGTCATCGAGCGTGACGGCTACGCGGGACCGCTGCGTTTCCCGGATGAGATCGTGCGTCACAAGGCCCTCGATCTCATCGGAGATTTCGGACTGATCGGCGCGCGTTTGCGCGGCGAGGTGATCGCGCTGAAATCAGGTCACGCGCTGCACGTCGCAGCCGCGCAATCGCTGCGCGCCCCCCTCGCCGCCGCATTGTAA
- the lpxD gene encoding UDP-3-O-(3-hydroxymyristoyl)glucosamine N-acyltransferase has translation MIARTVGELAALAGATVSGDAGLPVERVSAVDEAVAGTLTFAVDAKWIDRALASKASAVIVPAAVTVSDARGKTLIVAADVRAALASILASFAPPLPHADFTHPSAIIEADVQRGAQVWIGAGAIVRSGATLGDGAILLPGAYVGVNARIGARTLLHPRACVLDACVIGDDCILHSNCVIGSDGFGFVRVGKEQIKIPQIGNVVIGDRVEIGACSTIDRAVTGSTVVGSGTKIDNLVQIGHNVQIGEDGTLCAQVGIAGSTKVGAVVTMAGQVGVNGHIEICDGAIFGGQSGIVGSIKNAGTYWGTPAVAYREEMQQKVMLRKLPKLAEQVAALSALVDELRKQR, from the coding sequence TTGATAGCGCGCACCGTCGGCGAACTTGCGGCGCTTGCCGGCGCGACCGTGTCGGGCGACGCGGGGCTGCCGGTCGAACGCGTCAGCGCCGTCGATGAAGCCGTCGCAGGCACGCTGACCTTCGCGGTCGACGCGAAGTGGATCGACAGAGCGCTTGCTTCAAAAGCGTCGGCCGTCATCGTGCCCGCAGCGGTGACCGTCTCCGACGCGCGCGGCAAGACGTTGATCGTCGCAGCGGATGTGCGCGCGGCGCTCGCCTCCATCCTGGCATCCTTTGCGCCGCCGCTGCCGCACGCTGATTTCACGCATCCCTCGGCGATCATCGAGGCAGACGTGCAGCGCGGCGCGCAAGTCTGGATCGGCGCGGGCGCGATCGTTCGCAGCGGCGCGACGCTGGGCGACGGCGCGATCCTGCTTCCCGGGGCCTATGTCGGTGTGAACGCGCGCATCGGCGCGCGCACCCTGCTCCATCCGCGCGCGTGCGTGCTCGATGCGTGCGTCATCGGTGACGACTGCATCCTGCACTCGAATTGCGTGATCGGCAGCGACGGTTTCGGCTTCGTGCGCGTGGGCAAAGAACAGATCAAGATCCCGCAGATCGGCAACGTGGTCATCGGCGACCGCGTGGAGATCGGCGCTTGCTCGACCATCGATCGGGCGGTGACTGGATCGACCGTGGTGGGCAGCGGGACCAAAATCGACAATCTCGTGCAGATCGGACACAATGTTCAGATCGGCGAAGACGGCACGCTGTGCGCGCAAGTCGGCATCGCGGGATCGACGAAGGTCGGCGCAGTCGTGACCATGGCCGGACAGGTCGGCGTGAACGGGCACATCGAGATCTGCGACGGCGCGATTTTCGGAGGCCAATCAGGCATCGTCGGTTCGATCAAGAACGCAGGCACGTACTGGGGCACGCCGGCAGTCGCGTATCGTGAAGAGATGCAGCAGAAGGTCATGCTTCGAAAACTGCCTAAGCTCGCCGAACAGGTCGCGGCGCTGTCAGCACTCGTGGACGAGTTGCGCAAACAACGCTAG
- a CDS encoding OmpH family outer membrane protein, producing MNNTLFHSALRAKLASMLLVLLVAVMLGGCAHAHSKVAVVNVTSIEQHWPKFINYANQLQANYNSIITAKMSPSERQRQILQFQQQEHRWQNEVTDEVRGVVKDIAAQRHYELVVTRQGVAYGGDDITDDVEKALKITPVSPSPGK from the coding sequence ATGAATAATACTCTCTTTCATAGCGCGCTGCGAGCGAAGCTCGCGTCCATGCTGCTGGTGCTGCTCGTCGCGGTCATGCTAGGCGGCTGCGCGCATGCGCACTCGAAAGTCGCGGTCGTCAACGTCACGAGCATCGAGCAGCATTGGCCGAAATTCATCAACTACGCCAACCAGTTGCAGGCGAACTACAATAGCATCATCACGGCGAAGATGAGCCCGTCGGAGCGACAGCGGCAAATACTGCAGTTCCAGCAACAAGAGCATCGCTGGCAGAACGAAGTGACCGATGAAGTGCGCGGCGTCGTCAAGGACATCGCCGCACAGCGTCACTACGAGCTGGTGGTGACGCGCCAGGGCGTGGCCTACGGTGGCGACGACATCACGGACGACGTCGAAAAGGCGCTGAAGATCACGCCGGTATCTCCGTCGCCGGGTAAATAG
- a CDS encoding OmpH family outer membrane protein: MPASGAVAAGLVLALFIALAPQALATDIVDIGFVDQQALGSLKPFVDAQRQFAQYRGGMNGQFMAAVKGKSDADKQKIFNDFNQKLAAKQHELFDQLLARAQTAIAAVAANKSLGVVVDKQIVVFGGQEITGDVIALFNQPGQVVPPVNTPPASEVGYVDQSQLDALPKFKAANDEFIQYRQKLGVDLTKQSAGKTDSQKQQIVDSFNKQLADEQKKVIQPIIDQTQKAISDVARKKNLMLVIDMADRVYGGTDVTADVVAALK; the protein is encoded by the coding sequence ATGCCCGCTTCAGGCGCCGTGGCGGCCGGCCTCGTACTCGCGCTCTTCATAGCGCTGGCGCCCCAGGCACTGGCGACGGACATCGTCGATATCGGCTTCGTCGACCAGCAGGCCCTGGGGAGTCTCAAACCGTTCGTCGACGCGCAGCGGCAATTCGCGCAGTACCGCGGGGGCATGAACGGCCAATTCATGGCGGCCGTCAAGGGCAAAAGCGACGCGGACAAGCAGAAGATCTTCAATGACTTCAACCAGAAGCTGGCGGCCAAACAGCACGAGCTCTTCGATCAACTGCTCGCCCGAGCCCAGACCGCCATCGCGGCGGTCGCGGCCAACAAGAGTCTCGGCGTCGTCGTGGACAAGCAGATCGTCGTCTTCGGCGGGCAAGAGATCACGGGCGATGTCATCGCGCTGTTCAACCAACCAGGCCAGGTCGTGCCGCCGGTCAACACGCCGCCGGCCTCCGAGGTCGGTTATGTGGATCAGAGCCAGCTCGACGCGCTGCCGAAGTTCAAGGCTGCCAACGACGAATTCATCCAGTACCGCCAGAAGCTGGGCGTGGATCTCACCAAGCAGAGCGCCGGCAAGACGGATTCGCAAAAGCAGCAGATCGTGGATTCGTTCAACAAGCAGCTCGCGGACGAGCAGAAGAAAGTAATCCAGCCCATCATCGATCAGACGCAGAAAGCCATCTCCGACGTCGCGCGGAAGAAGAACTTGATGCTCGTGATCGATATGGCCGATCGCGTATACGGCGGGACGGACGTCACGGCGGATGTCGTCGCAGCGCTCAAATAG